The stretch of DNA AGCTGACGAAAAGAACAGTATGGGCCAGCGCCGCCGCCGCCACGGCCTCGTTGCCGAGACGCCCGATCATGGCGATATCGGTCGTCATCATCGCGATCTGCCCGAGCTGCGTCAGTGCGATCGGCACGGCAAGCTTCAGCGTCTCGGCGAGTTCAATTGCGAGATGACGGCCAGACACGGCCGTAGAAGGATGCTGCGCAACGGATGCGCGGTCAATTTTGTCGAGCGAGGTCATTGCAACAGACTAACACGGCCGGAGGCCGAAAAAGTGACGAGCGTCGCCGCAGCTTATGGGGCGTCTCGCGCCGGCACGCGCGTAATCCGGGCGCCCAGCGCATTGAGCCGCTCCTCGATGCGCTCATAGCCGCGCTCGATCTGGTCGGCGTTGTTGATGGTCGAGGTGCCCTCGGCGGCGACCGCCGCCAGCAGCATGGCCATGCCGGCGCGGATGTCGGGCGAGGTCATCGGCGCGCCGCGCAGCCGGCTCGGGCCGGCCACGATCGCGCGATGCGGATCGCACAGCACGATGCGGGCGCCCATCGAGATCAGCTTGTCGACGAAGAACATCCGCGACTCGAACATCTTCTCGAACATCAGGATGACGCCGTCGCATTGCGTGGCGGTAACGATCGCGATCGACATCAAGTCGGCCGGGAAGGCCGGCCACGGCTGGTCCTCCAGTTTCGGCACGTGGCCGCCGAAATCGTCGTGGATCTTCATGGTCTGGCCGGAGGGCACCACGAGGTCGTCGCCCTCGACGCCGCAGACGATGCCGAGCCGTTCAAACCCCATCCGGATCGAGCGCAGGTGCTCGACGCCGGCTTTCGCGATGCGCAGCGGCGAGCGCGTCACCGCGGCGAGCCCGATCAGGGAGCCGACCTCGATATGGTCGGGCTGGATTGAATAGCTGGTGCCGCCAAGCGTCGCCGGCCCGTGCACGATGATGGTGTTGGTGCCGATGCCCTCGATCTTGGCGCCGAGCGCGACCAGGAAATGCGCGAGGTCCTGCACATGGGGCTCGGAGGCGGCGTTGCGCAGATAGGTGGTGCCATGGGCGGCGACGGCTGCGACCAGCGCGTTTTCGGTGGCGGTGACGCTGGGTTCATCGAGGAACACGTCCGCGCCCTTCAACCTGGTCGCGCGGAACTCCAGCCGGTGCGTGGCGGTGACGGTAGCGCCCAACTGCTCGAAGGCGAGGAAATGGGTGTCGAGGCGGCGGCGGCCGATGACGTCGCCGCCGGGAGGCGGCAGCGCCACCTCGCCGCAGCGCGCGAGTAGCGGCCCGGCCAGCAGGATCGAAGCGCGGATCCGCGCGCAAAGTTCGGGATCGAGATCGGCGGCGCGGACTTCCTTGGCATGGATATCAAGCGTATTGCGCGCTTTCCATTCGGCCGAGGCCCCGACCGAGCGGATCAGTTCGACCAGCGTCTCGGTGTCGCGGATGCGCGGCACGTTTTCCAGCGTGACGGGATGCTCGGTGAGCAAGGCGGCGGCGATGATCGGCAGCGCCGAATTCTTGTTGCCGGACGGCTCGATCGTTCCCGCGAGCCGGTGGCCACCTTCAACGATGTATTGAATGGGCGGCACGGGCGCGTCCTGCCTCACACGTCGACATTGGCGCTGAGCGAATTATCCTGGATGAATTCGCGGCGCGGCTCCACCACGTCACCCATCAGCTTGGTGAAGATGTCGTCGGCCTCGTCGACCTCCTTGATCTTGACCTGCAGCAGCGAACGCTCGTTGGTATCGAGCGTGGTTTCCCAGAGCTGACCGGGGTTCATCTCGCCGAGGCCTTTGTAGCGCTGCAACGCCACACCCTTGCGGCCGGCGTCGGTCACCGCCTCGAACAGGCTGACCGGCCCGTGGATCGCGGTCTCCGTATCCTTGCGGCGCAACAGGCCGGGATTCGGGTAAGCCTCCTGAAGTTTGGCGGCGTAGTCGTCGAGCTTGCGCGCGTCGGCGGAGCCTAGCAGGGCGTCGTCGATGACGGCGACGTCCTTGACGCCGCGGATGGTTCGCTCGAAGAAAAAGCCCTCGCCTTCGGTGAAGCGCCCGGTCCAGCCGCGCTCGACTTCATCGGCCAGCTTGTCGAGGCGCTTGGCGATGTAGTCGGCGGCAGCATTGGCAATAGCAATGTCGCCGGTTATCCTCGGGCTCAGGACGCCGGCGATCGCCGCCTGCTCGACCACCTTGCGGTTGTAGCGGCTGTGCAGATTGTTCAGGACGCCACGGATGACGCGTGCGTCCTCCACCAGCGACAGCAGGTCGCGGCCGGCGCGCTCCGATCCCGTGGCCGGCTTGAAGACGCAGTCGTCAAGGCCGGTCGCGATCAAATAGTCTTCGAGCGCGCGCTCGTCCTTCAAATACTGCTCTGACTTGCCGCGCGTCACCTTGTAGAGCGGCGGCTGCGCGATATAGAGGTGGCCGCGGTCGATCAATTCGCGCATCTGCCGGTAGAAGAAGGTCAATAGCAGGGTGCGGATATGAGCGCCGTCGACGTCGGCGTCCGTCATCACGATGATCTTGTGGTAGCGCAGCTTGTCGGCCGAGAAATCGTCGCTGATGCCGGTGCCGAGCGCAGTGATCAGCGTGCCGATCTGCTCGCTTGACAGCATCTTGTCGGTGCGGACGCGCTCGACATTGAGGATCTTGCCGCGTAGCGGCAGCACCGCCTGGAATTCACGGTTGCGGCCCTGCTTGGCGCTGCCGCCTGCCGAGTCGCCCTCGACGATGAACAGTTCCGACTTCGCTGGGTCTTTCTCCTGGCAGTCGGCGAGCTTGCCGGGCAGCGAGGAAATGCTGAGTGGGCTCTTGCGGGTCAGTTCGCGCGCCTTGCGGGCGGCTTCGCGCGCGGCGGCGGCCTGGATCACCTTGCCGACGATGACCTTTGCCTCGCTCGGATGCTCCTCGAACCACGCCGCCAGCGCCTCGTTGAGGACGTTCTCGACCACGGGGCGCACTTCCGAGGACACCAGCTTGTCCTTGGTCTGCGACGAGAATTTCGGGTCGGGCACTTTCACCGACAGCACGGCGGTAAGGCCTTCGCGGCAATCGTCGCCGGTCAGCGCGATCTTTTCCCTTTTTGCGTTGGCCTCGGCATAGCCGTTGACCTGGCGCGTCAACGCGCCGCGGAAGCCGGCCAGATGGGTGCCGCCGTCACGCTGCGGGATGTTGTTGGTGAAGCACAGCACGTTCTCATGATAGCTGTCGTTCCACCACAGCGCGGCCTCGACGCCGATGTCGTTCATCTCCGCCCGCACCATGATCGGGGCGGGCACCATCGCCTTCTTGTTGCGGTCGAGATATTTGACGAACTCCTCGACGCCGCCGTCGTAATGCATCGCCTCGCGCTTCTCGACCGCGTGGCGCATGTCTGACAGCACGATATTGACGCCGGAATTCAGGAACGCGAGCTCGCGCAGGCGATGCTCCAGCGTCGGGAAGTCATATTCGACGTTGGTGAAAGTCGCGGTCGACGCAAGGAACGTCACTTCGGTGCCGCGCTTGCCATTGGCATCGCCAACGACCTTGAGCGGGGCGACCGCATCCCCATGGGCGAATTCGATGTAATGTTCCTTGCCGTCGCGCCAGACCCGAAGCTCGAGTTTGCTCGACAGCGCGTTGACGACGGAAACGCCGACGCCGTGCAGGCCGCCGGAAACCTTGTAGGAGTTCTGGTCGAATTTTCCGCCAGCGTGGAGCTGGGTCATGATGACCTCGGCCGCGGAAATGCCTTCGCCCTTGTGAATGTCGACCGGGATGCCGCGGCCGTCGTCGCGCACCGTCACCGAGCCGTCAGCGTTGAGGATGACTTCGACCGCGGTGGCGTGGCCTGCGAGCGCCTCGTCGATCGCGTTGTCGACGACCTCGTAGACCATGTGGTGCAGGCCGGAACCGTCATCGGTATCGCCGATATACATGCCCGGCCGCTTGCGCACGGCGTCGAGCCCCTTCAGCACCCGGATCGATTCCGCGCCGTATTCGACCGGAATGGGATGCTCAGTATCGGCAGGAGTCTGCCGGGCAGGTTCTGTCATGTGAGGCCTTCGAGAGTGTCCCGAATCAGCTGCGCAATATGAGGCGCTGATTGATCTATTTGTGCCATGAAAGAGGCATCGCGCCTAGCGCAATCTCTCTGTCTGCAAGTCGTTGAATAAATGGTGATTTTTTACTCTTTTTCAAGATCTGCAATGGCCGATTCTGGCGCCCCCGAAAAGCGCGATTCGGGGGCGGATTCTGCGTCCTCGGCGTGCGGATTTTGGCTGCCGTCGCGGCTGGGAATGGCAGGCCGCCGCGGACCTGCTAGAGAAAGGCGGCGCGGCAGCTTGTAGTCGTTGTCCGCCGTCCACAGCGATCCCGGGTTAACGCGCCATTGTCCCAGCCTTCACTAAAATATCGGCCCGATGTCGACGGCCTCCGGGCCGTCGCCGTGATGCTGGTCCTGAATTTCCATGCGTTCCCGGACGCCATGCCGGGCGGCTTCATCGGCGTCGATGTGTTCTTCGTGATTTCGGGCTTCCTGATCACGGGCATCATCACGCGCGAACTGGAACTCGGCCGTTTCAGCCTGGTCGAGTTCTACAACCGGCGGATCCGGCGCATCTTCCCGGCGCTGATCGTGGTGCTCTGCGCGACATTGGCGCTGGGCTGGTTCTGGATGCTGCCACAGGCCTTTGCGCAGCTCGGCAGCGACAGTTTTGCCAGCGCGGCGTTTTTGGCCAATATCGCGCTGTTGCTGCAGTCCGGCTAATTCGACGTCGAATCCGCCAAAAAGCCGCTGCTGCATCTGTGGTCGCTCGGCATCGAGGAGCAGTTCTATCTGTTCTGGCCGCTGCTGCTGATGTTCGCAGCGCGCTTTCGAATGAGCATCATGGCGATGGCTGCGATGCTCGGCATCGCCTCTTTCCTGCTCAACGTGGCATGGATCGGCGCAAATCCGATCGCGACCTTCTATCTGCCGTTCACGCGCGCGTTTGAATTGCTGATCGGTGCGGTGCTGGCCTGCGGCTGGATCAATGTCAATCATTCCAGCATGGCGAGCAACCGGCGCGCCTGGACCGGCGTGGCGCTGATCAGTGTGTCGGCCTTCATTCTCGACAGCCACCGCGCCTTTCCGGGCTGGTGGGCGGTGCTGCCGGTCGCCGGTAGCGCGCTTCTGTTGTCCGCGCCCGCGGCGTGGGTGAACCGGGTGGTGCTGGCAAGCCCGCCCGCTGTGTGGATCGGGCTGATCAGTTACCCGCTCTATCTCTGGCACTGGCCGCTATTGGTATTCGCAGGGATTATCAAATTCGGGCCGCTGACGCTGCCGGAGCGCGAATTGATATTGCTCGCGAGTGCGCTGCTTTCCTGGGCGACCTACCGGTTTGTCGAGATCCCGTTCCGTTTCGGCCTCCCGAGCCGGCGCAAGATGTTCAGCCTCGGGGCCGGCATGGCGATGGTGGCGGTCGCAGGCTTTGCCGTCATTTCGGGGCGCGGCTTCGACTTCCGGCTGCCGCCGGAAATCCGTGCCATGGCCAGCGTGCCGACGGAGAGCTTCAAGTGGCGATTTCATGAATGCCTGCTCGATCTCAGCAAGGAAACAACGTTTGCCGAAACGTGCGTCGAGCGCGATCGGCGCCCACTGGTTCTGATCTGGGGCGATTCGACCGCCGGCGCCCTGCTGCCCGGCCTGCGCAAGGCTCAGGAGACGCGAAACTTCGGCATTGCGCAGCTGACCTCCAGCTCCTGCATTCCGGCATTGAACGCCGACATCGTGAGCACGCCCAATTGCCGCGCGATGAATGACAAGGTTTTTTCGCTGGTCCGGCAGATCAGGCCCGACATCGTTCTGCTGCACGGAACCTGGGAAAAACATCTCGACAATGTAGCTGAGACGGTGCTCGCGCTGAGGAAAGAGACCAATGCCCGTGTCGTTGTTCTCGGTGGGGTGCCGGTATGGCAGCGCGGGCTTCCATCCGAGGTGCTCAGGTATTTCATCCTTCATCGCGCGCTGATCCCGGAGCGTTCGCCCAATGGCCGGCCACCTGCCGCCTACGATGCGGTGATGCGCGCCAGGCTCGAGCCGCTCGGCGCGGAATTCATCTCTGCTTCGGACGTCTTTTGCGATGCGCAGGGTTGCCTGACCCGCACAGGCGAGGCGGCGGCCGATATCACCGTCAGTGATCAGGTGCATATCACCGAAAAGGGGTCGGTCTTTCTGATCGCATCAATCATCGACCGCCTGCTCGCCGGCGCGGCGTCTGCGAGCAAGCCGAAATAGAGCGTTTTCGAGCGAAGTGGCGACCGGTTCGCGTCAAGAAAACGCGTCAAATCAAAAATCTAGAGCCCCGTTCCGATTCCATCGGAACGGAAAAGGCTCTAGGCCACGCGCTCAATACATCTGCAATGGCAGCACATCGCCGCCGGGCCCGATCATCACGCCCCAGGTATCGCCGGCGCCGATCTCGATCTGGTTGTTGCGCGCCGGCCCGCCCGCGATTTTCAGCGCGTACTGGTACTTGCCTGGCGGCAGATCGATCATCGGAGGCCTTGGCGATTGCGGCCCGCCGGCGCCGGCCGCGATCTTGATCGTCTGCTTATTAATCGAGACCGTGGCGTCGCTCTTGCCGATATTGCCGAACATCAGTTTGGACTGGCCGGGCTTCGGCACCACGTCCGCTTTCGCGGCCGCGGCCGGATATTTCTGGGCGAGATTGATTGAGGTCTCGCCCTTGCTGCGGCTGAGTTTCAGTGTTGCCGGTCCGTCGGGCGAGG from Bradyrhizobium sp. AZCC 1693 encodes:
- the gyrB gene encoding DNA topoisomerase (ATP-hydrolyzing) subunit B yields the protein MTEPARQTPADTEHPIPVEYGAESIRVLKGLDAVRKRPGMYIGDTDDGSGLHHMVYEVVDNAIDEALAGHATAVEVILNADGSVTVRDDGRGIPVDIHKGEGISAAEVIMTQLHAGGKFDQNSYKVSGGLHGVGVSVVNALSSKLELRVWRDGKEHYIEFAHGDAVAPLKVVGDANGKRGTEVTFLASTATFTNVEYDFPTLEHRLRELAFLNSGVNIVLSDMRHAVEKREAMHYDGGVEEFVKYLDRNKKAMVPAPIMVRAEMNDIGVEAALWWNDSYHENVLCFTNNIPQRDGGTHLAGFRGALTRQVNGYAEANAKREKIALTGDDCREGLTAVLSVKVPDPKFSSQTKDKLVSSEVRPVVENVLNEALAAWFEEHPSEAKVIVGKVIQAAAAREAARKARELTRKSPLSISSLPGKLADCQEKDPAKSELFIVEGDSAGGSAKQGRNREFQAVLPLRGKILNVERVRTDKMLSSEQIGTLITALGTGISDDFSADKLRYHKIIVMTDADVDGAHIRTLLLTFFYRQMRELIDRGHLYIAQPPLYKVTRGKSEQYLKDERALEDYLIATGLDDCVFKPATGSERAGRDLLSLVEDARVIRGVLNNLHSRYNRKVVEQAAIAGVLSPRITGDIAIANAAADYIAKRLDKLADEVERGWTGRFTEGEGFFFERTIRGVKDVAVIDDALLGSADARKLDDYAAKLQEAYPNPGLLRRKDTETAIHGPVSLFEAVTDAGRKGVALQRYKGLGEMNPGQLWETTLDTNERSLLQVKIKEVDEADDIFTKLMGDVVEPRREFIQDNSLSANVDV
- a CDS encoding SGNH hydrolase domain-containing protein, with the protein product MASVPTESFKWRFHECLLDLSKETTFAETCVERDRRPLVLIWGDSTAGALLPGLRKAQETRNFGIAQLTSSSCIPALNADIVSTPNCRAMNDKVFSLVRQIRPDIVLLHGTWEKHLDNVAETVLALRKETNARVVVLGGVPVWQRGLPSEVLRYFILHRALIPERSPNGRPPAAYDAVMRARLEPLGAEFISASDVFCDAQGCLTRTGEAAADITVSDQVHITEKGSVFLIASIIDRLLAGAASASKPK
- the murA gene encoding UDP-N-acetylglucosamine 1-carboxyvinyltransferase codes for the protein MPPIQYIVEGGHRLAGTIEPSGNKNSALPIIAAALLTEHPVTLENVPRIRDTETLVELIRSVGASAEWKARNTLDIHAKEVRAADLDPELCARIRASILLAGPLLARCGEVALPPPGGDVIGRRRLDTHFLAFEQLGATVTATHRLEFRATRLKGADVFLDEPSVTATENALVAAVAAHGTTYLRNAASEPHVQDLAHFLVALGAKIEGIGTNTIIVHGPATLGGTSYSIQPDHIEVGSLIGLAAVTRSPLRIAKAGVEHLRSIRMGFERLGIVCGVEGDDLVVPSGQTMKIHDDFGGHVPKLEDQPWPAFPADLMSIAIVTATQCDGVILMFEKMFESRMFFVDKLISMGARIVLCDPHRAIVAGPSRLRGAPMTSPDIRAGMAMLLAAVAAEGTSTINNADQIERGYERIEERLNALGARITRVPARDAP